Proteins found in one Anabas testudineus chromosome 1, fAnaTes1.2, whole genome shotgun sequence genomic segment:
- the scpp5 gene encoding secretory calcium-binding phosphoprotein 5 has product MKLAILCLCLASTASAAPSPFHYTSHYTGARPQAKNPFSAGQPLAQAALTGAYSVELLYPHRLPGTGGANGGLPFPSHGFIKYSIPQPPGRQSVEVYYPYDFSQQRILTNIPPMTNVPQGLPFEYPIPQFPQQPMNIPSFDASPLPSQDPMQPLLQDQPTQTNQMPAKV; this is encoded by the exons ATGAAACTGGCAATCCTGTGCCTCTGTCTGGCTAGCACAGCCTCCGCAGCACCA TCGCCCTTTCATTACACATCTCATTACACAGGAGCCAGACCACAG GCAAAAAATCCCTTCTCAGCTGGTCAGCCTCTCGCACAAGCTGCACTCACTGGCGCTTACAGTGTGGAACTA ctTTATCCCCACAGATTACCTGGAACAGGTGGAGCTAACGGTGGCCTG CCCTTTCCCTCTCATGGTTTCATCAAGTACTCCATTCCTCAGCCACCCGGCAGACAGAGCGTGGAAGTT TACTACCCCTATGACTTCAGTCAGCAAAGG ATACTTACAAACATCCCCCCTATGACCAACGTTCCTCAG gGTCTCCCATTTGAATATCCTATTCCACAGTTCCCCCAGCAACCCATGAAT attccTTCATTTGATGCCAGTCCTCTCCCATCCCAGGATCCCATGCAACCTCTCCTGCAGGACCagcccacacaaacaaaccag ATGCCTGCAaaagtttga